From Humidesulfovibrio mexicanus:
CGGGCACCACTTCCCCATGGAATACCAGTGGTACCTCTACAACGTCTTCAACTTCGCACAGGCTTACGAATTCAATACCGCCATCGAGGCGGGCAATCCGCTCGACTACGAAGGCTTCAGCCACAAGCTCGACGAGGCCAAGCGGGCCACAGGCCTGGGCAGTTCCTGCATCACCTTCGAGACAAAATTTGAGGGCATGGCCGTGGTGGTCGCCATGCTGGTGAATCCCTTCCGCGGCGGCACAGTGGGCGCGGCGGAGGGCGAGAAGCTCATCCGCGCGGCGGACAGAGCACGCATCAAGCGCCTGCCGTTCCTCATGTACTCGCACGGCACCGCAGGCATCCGCATCCAGGAGGGCACCTGCGGCGTCATCCAGATGCCGCGCGTCACCATGGCCGTGCGCCGCTACATAGACGCCGGCGGATTCTACCTGGTGCTCTACGACACCAACTCCTACGCGGGGCCGGTGGCCAGTTTCCTGGGCTGTTCGCCCTACCAGTTCGCCGTGCGCTCCTCGAACATCGGCTTCGCAGGGCCCGGCGTCATCCGCGAAACCACCGGCGTAGAGGTGCCCCCAAAATATCACCGAGCCTTCTCGGCCTTGTCGCGCGGGCATATTCAGGGTATCTGGGACCGGCGCGACCTGAGGAAGAACCTGCACCAGGCGCTTTTGACCATGGGCGGCAGAAACCTCTACTACCGCTGAAAACCCACCAGCACGAGGGATAGACTTTGCTGAACGTCAAAGAAATGCTTGAAGAATTGAAAGCCTCGCCCTACGAGGAAATCGAGATACGCGCCCCGCACACAGGCGTGGTCACCTTTGTCGGCCTCAAAGCGGGCGATCGCGTGGTCGGTCCTACCGGCAAATGGGCTGAAAAGCCGGGCACGCTTCTGGCCAACCTGACCCGGGAAAAGAACAAGAAGAACATCTGCGCCACACAAAAGGGCGCGGTGACGGACATCGCCCTCAACCTCGAAGGGACGTTCGTCGAGGCCGGTGAACGCCTGCTCACCCTCCGCCATTTTCTGTCCAAGGAAGAGGTCATCGGCAGGATCCTCAAAAAAGCCCTGCACCTCTTCTGCGCACAAGAACGCGCAAAGTACTATTTCGTTCCCGAAATCGACGCCAAGATCAAGGCCGGGGGCGAGCAAAGCGTCAAGGTGCGCGAGGGGCTGGAAATGTTCATCGTCTCGCGCATGAAGCGCGAAACCCCCCTCGCCTATTCCGGGCCGGAAGGCATCATCTACGCCGTGTATTTCCAACAGGGCGACAACGTGGACGGCGGCCAGCCCCTTATCGGCGTGTGCCAGGAATCCCAGCTCCCCCTCATCCAGGACGTGGTGAGCCGCGTTCAGGGCGAGTGGGAGGAGCAGGACTAGCCATGGGCCGCACCCTGCAGGTGCGCCTGAGCGCCTGGACCTTCGACCCTGCGGAGGTGGAAAAGCGCTGGCCCAGGCTCGTGGCGCTCGGCTTCAGCCCGCCCACGCTGCTTGAGCAGGAGCGCGGTGTGCTTGAACTGGTGGACAACCTCGCCGACAGGCTTGAAATGGGCGTTTTGCCCGAACCGGCGCAAACGACCATCGCGACCGCCGTCAAGCGCGCGGCAGCCGCACGGCAGCGCCTTTCCAACGCCCTGGCCGACTGGAAGCCGGGGGAAGCCAACACGGCCACCGACGACATCGAGGAAGCCCTGGACGAAGCCGAGCAGGACGCCCGCAAACTCAAACACGTGCCTGGACTGGACTAGGCGGCGCGTGCTATCCCTTATCCGCGAAACGATCACCCCCACCAAGGAGCGCACACATGGCTGGCAGCTTGAATAAAGTTATTCTTGTCGGGCACCTGGGTCAGGACCCGAAAATTTCGTACACCCAGTCGGGCCAGCCCGTGGCCAACCTGCGCATGGCCACAAGCGAACGTTTCAAAGACAAGTCCGGCCAGTGGACCGACCGCACCGAATGGCACACCGTGGTGGCCTGGGGCAAGGACGCGGAGTTCTGCGGCAACTACCTGGGCAAGGGCGCCCTTGTCATGATCGAGGGCCGTCTGCAAACCCGCAAATGGCAGGACAAGGACGGCCAGGACCGCTACTCCACCGAGGTCGTGGCCAACCGCGTGCAGTCCCTTGGCAGCAGGGCCCAAGGCGAAGGCGGAGGCCCCAGCGGTCTGCGCCCGCAAGGCGGAATGCAGCCCCAGGGTGGGCAGAACGCCCAGCGCGGCGGCCAGCAGCAGCGCAACGCCCAACCCTATCCCGACGACGAGGATCTCGGTCCGGCCTTCCCCTCCGAAGCCAGCGGCATGGACGACGTGCCGTTCTAGAGGAGAGAATAGGTGGCGCGAAGCCTCTGGCCTGCGGAACGCGATAGAAGGCGGAGCGTTCTGCCCGTGTATGCCTCCGGCGGCCAAGGGGCCTTCCCGGCCCCTTGGAACCCCGGAAGGGGAAGGCAGAGGATGCGCGGTGCCCCCTTTGTGCGGGTCCAGGGGGTGAAGCCCCGTGTCTGTGGAGCTCGAAACAAGCAAAGCGCTCTCCCTGCACCTCGTACGCAATTGCACGTCTCCTCGTTGACTGCCGCAAGCGGCTCCTGTACCTTTCAAGTCACCAGCCACGCCACAAAGACGTGGACGGAATGCACAAGGAAGCATTGATGTCCGCCACAGCAGCACTGTTTGACGATTTTTTCAAGGCCGAGGCCAAACTGTTTCTTCTGGCCGGCATCCGCATCGCCCTTTCCGAAGACGGCAAAGATCTGACCAGCGAAGGGATCTTCGCAGAGGACGACCTCGCCACCGCGCACATCGTGTCCAAGGACGACGCCGTCATCGCCGGACTGCCCCTTATCCCGCTCATCATGGAGTTCGCAGGCTGCGAATACCAGCACGTGCTGAACGTCGACGAAGGCGACCGGGTCGGGCCTGGCGCACTCGTGGCCGCCATCCAGGGGCCGACGCGGCACCTGCTGCGCACCGAGCGCGTGATCCTGAACTACCTCTGCCACCTGTCCGGAATCGCAACACTTGCGGCCCGCTATGTGGATGCGTTGAAGGGCTGCCGCACCACGCTGCTCGACACGCGCAAGACATTGCCAGGATTGCGCTATCCAGAAAAATACGCCGTTCTGGTGGGTGGGGCCAAGAACCACCGTCTCAACCTGTCCGAGATGCTCATGGTCAAGGACAACCACATCGACCGCGCGGGCGGCGTCGCCCCGGCAGTGGAAAAGCTGCGCGCCGCCTACGGTGCGGACTGCCCGCCCATTGAGGTGGAGTGCCGCAGTTTCGACGAGGTGGACGAAGCCGTCCGGCTCAAGGTCAGCCGCATCATGCTCGACAACATGGACCTGGACGAGCTGAGACAGGCGCTGGCCCGCGTGCCCCAAGGCATCGAGACCGAGGTCAGCGGCGGCGTGACCCTGGAGAACATCGCCGCCATCGGGGCCATCGGCCCGGATTTCGTCTCCGTTGGGCGCCTCACCCACTCCGCACCTGCCGCGGACCTAAGTATGCGCATCAGCCCCCTGTAGAGGCAAGGATGCAAACGCCAATGACCACAGCATCCGAACGCATTGAGGCCGTCCGCACACGGCTGGGCAAGCGTCTTGCCATCCTAGGCCACCACTACCAGGCCGATGCGGTCATCCGTCATGTGGACTTCCAGGGCGACAGCCTGGAGCTCTCCCGCAAGGTGGACGGCCTGGCCGCAGAGCACATCGTGTTCTGCGGTGTGTATTTCATGGCCGAAAGCGCCGTGGCCCTTGCCCGACCAGGCCAAAAGGTGCACATCCCCGATGCCAGCGCCACCTGTCCCATGGCGGAAATGGCCCCGGCCCAACACCTTGCCGACGTGCTGGACGGGCTGCGCGCCCAAGGCCGCCTTGTCATCCCACTGGCCTACGTGAACTCCAGCGCCGAGGTGAAGGCCATCTGCGGCCTGTACGGCGGCAGCGTGTGCACCAGCGCAAACGCGCGCACCATGCTTGAATGGGCGCTTACCCAGGGCGACGCCGTGCTGTTTTTGCCGGATAAGAACCTGGGGGCCAACACGGCGAATCAGTTGGGCATTGCGAAGGACGAACGCCTTGCGGTGGACATCCGCTCAGGGCACCAGCCCGCGGATCCCCAAAAGGCGGCTCGCGCCCGGCTGCTGCTCTGGCCCGGCTGCTGCGCCATCCACCACATGCTGCACACCCGGCATGTGGACGCGATGCGCGCGGCCATGCCCGGCGTGCGCGTGGTGGTGCATCCCGAATGCTCCCCGGCCGTGGTCCGCGCAGCGGACAGCGCAGGCTCCACCTCGCACATCATCCGCTACTGCGAGCAGGCCAAGCCCGGCAGCGCCATCGCCGTGGGCACTGAGGACAACCTGGTGCTGCGGCTGGCCGGGCTGCACAAGGCCCAGGGCAAGACCATCGTCCCGCTCAAACCCGGCACCCTCTGTTCCAATATGGCCAAGATCACCGAGGAACGCCTGGCGGAACTGCTGGAACGCCTGGAGACCGCCGTCCCCCTCGCCTTGCCGGACGACGTGGCCAAGCAGTCTCGCGTGGCGCTCACCAGGATGCTCGACATCTGCTCCTGACGCCTCAGGCTCGTCAAGGCGCGCGGCCCCAGGCCGACAAAGGATCGCCATGAACGACTACCGCCTCAAGACCGACGTGCTCGTCATCGGGTCCGGCATCGCCGGGTCCATCGCCGCGCTCAACCTGGCCGAATCCGGGGCTGACGTGACGCTCATCACAGCGGGCGACGATTTGTTCTCCGGCAACACACGGTTGGCGCAGGGCGGCATCGTGTTCCACTCCGGCGACGACGACCCCGGCATCCTCGAACGTGACATCCTGAACGCTGGCTGGAAGCAGAACTATCTGCGCGCCGTGCGCTACCTGTGCCACAAGGGTCCGAAAGTCCTTCAAAAAACCCTTATCGACGCCTACCATGTCCCCTTCGCCCACCGCGATTCGGACTCCTGGTACTTCACCCGCGAGGGCGGGCACAGCGTGGCGCGCATCCTTTACGCCAAGGACCACACCGGCCTCACCATCATGGAGCGCCTCACCCAGGCAGTGAGCGAAAACCCGAACATCCTCGTGCTCACCCGCCGCACGGCCATCGACCTCTTGACCACGCACCACCACGCCACCCATCTGGACTTCAAGTACAACCTCTCCAACCAGTGCGTGGGCGCCTACGTGTTCAACGAGACCCTGGGCCAAGTGGAGATCATTCTGTCGAGCTTCACCGTGCTGGCCACGGGCGGGGCCGGGCGCATCTTCCTCCACAGCACCAACTCCAAAGAAGCCATCGGCTCCGGACTGTCCATGGCGCACCGCGCCGGAGCGAAGCTGCACAACCTCGAATACGTGCAGTTCCACCCCACGGCGTACTACCAGGGCGCCAAGCGCTTCGACAGGCGCTTCCTCATCTCCGAGGCCGTGCGCGGCGAGGGGGCGCGTCTGGTGAACGCCTCTGGCGAGGCTTTTATGGCGCGCTACGACCAACGCGCCGACCTGGCACCGCGCGACATCGTGACCCGCGCCATCATGGCCGAACTGTTGCGCACCGGCGACGACTGCGTGTACCTCGACACCACCAGCGGAATGCGCGAGGACGTATCCGAACGCTTCCCGACCATTTTCGAAAAATGCCTGTCGCAAGGCCACGACATGCGGTACACGCCCATCCCCGTAGTGCCCGCGGCGCACTACTTCTGCGGCGGCATTCTGGTGGACACCCGCGGCCGCACCACCCTGGAGCGCCTGTACGCCGCAGGGGAATGCACCTGCACCGGCGTGCACGGGGCCAACCGGCTCGCCAGCACCTCGCTGCTTGAGGGAATGCTGTGGGGCTACAGCGCCGCGCAGGAGATCACCAAACGCCTAGGCGCTAAGTGGCGGCTCACCAGAAAGCTCATGGACGCCATACCGGACTGGCAGAACCCCGGCGACATCCACAACGAGGATCCGGCGCTCATCGCGCAGGACTGGGCCACCATCCGCAACACCATGTGGAACTACGTGGGCATCATCCGCTCCACCGCGCGCCTGCGCCGCGCCTTCGAAGACCTGCGCACGCTCTCCAAGAACATGCACGACTTCTACCGCCAGACGCCCATCAGCAAGCCCATCATCGACCTGTTCCACGGCTGCCAGACGGCCTACGTTGTCACCCAGGCGGCCATGAGGAACAAGACGAGTCAGGGGTGCCATTACCGGGTGGATTAGGCGGACAGCCCCCCGCTCCCCCAACGCAAAAAGCCCGCCACCGGCGAACCGGGGCGGGCTTCGTCGTTTCGACGGGGGCGGAAGCTTAGGCGGAGAGCTTGTTGATGGCGCCCTGCAGACGGGCGATGCAACGGCCGGCCTTCTTCCAGTGGATGACCTTCTTGGACGCGGCCTTGTCCAGCACGGAGCTGGCGGTGACGAGCGCCGCGGTGGCCTTCTCCGCGCTCTTCTCGGCCAGGGCCTGACGCACGGCCTTCACCACATTTTTGATGCGGGTCTTGACGGCCTTGTTACGGGCCTGGCGCTTAAGGCTCTGACGATGTCTCTTCAAGGCGGAAGTATGATTGGCCAAGGCTCTATCTCCTGATTCTTTTTTGTGTTGTTCGTTCTCGACTCCTGGTCGAGAGGGGTTGCTTAAACTCAATGGGCCGGGCTTGTCAAGCCCCTGCGCCCTGCTTCCTACACTTGCAGCGCGCCGAAGTCGGCCACGGCCTTCATCCTATCCACAAGCGTGAACAGCATGTTCAAACGGTTTTGGCGCAGGGCCGCATCCTCGGCCATCACCATCACGTTGTCGAAAAAACCGTCCACCACGGGCCGCAGTTCCAGCAGCTGCGACAGCACGCCCGCGAAGTCCCCGGCGTTCCACAGTTCCTCGAAGCGGGGCGCTGTCTCGGCCAGGGCGCGGGCAAGCTCCTTTTCCTCCGGGGCCTCCAGCAGGGCCTGGTCCACCGTGGCGGAGAGCGCCACGCCCGCCTCGGCCCCCTGCTTGCGAATGATGTTGTCCGCGCGCTTGAAGGTGAGCACGGCCTGCTCGTACTCCGCGCTGCGGCTGAAGGCGGAAAGCGCGTCGAAGCGCAGTTTGAGGGTCTTGATGTCGGTGAAGCCCGCGCCAAGGGCGGCGTCGGCCACGCGGCTGTCGCCCTCGCCGCTGGCGAACAGCGCGCGCAGGCGCTGGCCGAAGAATTCCAGCATCTTGGCATGGGCGTCCGCCGGGGCCAGCTTCCACTTCACGTTCTCATACCCGGCCTGCGCCCAGGCGAGCAAGTCATCGAGCTTGAGGTTGAGGCCGTGCTCCATGACGATGCGGCTGACGCCGAGCACCGCGCGCCGCAGCCCGTAAGGGTCTGCCGCTCCGGTGGGGATGTTGCCCAGGCCAAAGCACCCGGCCAGGGTGTCCAGCTTGTCGGCCATGGCCAAAAGCGCGCCTGGCAAGGTGGAGGGGACAGGCGAATCCGGTCCGGCGGGCAGGTACTGCTCGGCCACGGCCTGGGCCACGATCTCGCTCTCGCCCTTTTTGCGCGCGTAGATGCCGCCCATGACGCCCTGCAGGCTGTCGAACTCGTACACCATCTCGCTCATAAGGTCGGCCTTGGCCAACCGACCGGCACGCGCCATGGCCTCCGCGTCCACCCCGCAGGCCTCGCCCAGCGTGCGGCAGAGCTTCTCCAGGCGGCGGGACTTGTCGCCCATGCTGCCCAGGGGACCGAGGAACACAACGCTGTCGAGCTTGGTCAGCCAATGGTCGAGTTTGGCCTCAAGGTCGGCCTCCCAGAAGAAGCGGGCGTCCTCCAGCCTGGCCTTCAAGACGCGCTCCCAGCCCTTCTTGACCACGGCCATGTCCGTGGGCTCGATGTTCAGTGTGGTGAGAAAGAACGGCAAGAGGTTGCCGTCGGCCCCCGCCTGCGAGGAGACGATGCCGAAACTCTTTTGATGGCTCTGCATGGACGTGAGCAACACCTGCGCGGGCAGTTCCAGGTACAACCGCGCGAACTCGCCCAAAATGGGGCGCGGATATTCCACAAGGTTGGCGACTTCCAAGAGCAGGCCCTGGTCCCAGACCACGCTGCCGCCCAGGCTTGCGGCCAGCCGATCCCCCTCGCTCTTGACCAGCTCCAGACGCTCGCGGGCGTCCAGAACCACCTTGGCGTGATCGCGAATAGTGTCGAAGTAGTCGGCGGCGCTCTCCAGGGTCCAGGGGCCGGGGCCGAGCACGCGGTGGCCGTGGGTGACGCGGCCGGAGGTCAGGCCCGCTATCTCGATGGGCACCACGTCGGCGTCGAGCAGGGCCAGCACCCAACGCAGGGGGCGGCCGAAAAGGAAGTCCAGGCTGCCCCACTTCATGCGCTTGGGAAAGGACAGGGACTTGAAGGCGTTGAGACACAGGCCGGGCAGGATGTCCAGCGTCTTGCCGCCGCCGACCTTCTTGCGCGCGGCCAGATACTCGCCCTTGGGCGTCTGCTGCACGAAAAGATCGGCCTCGGCCACGCCCTGGGTCTTGGCAAAGCCCTCGCCCGCCTTGGTCAGCTTGCCGTCCGCGTAGGCAATCCGGACGGGCGGCCCGGAAATGACCTCCTCTTCCTGACGCTGGACCAAGGACAAAGCGGACACGTGCGCCACAAGCCGCCGTGGCGTTGCAAAGGCGCGTACGCCGCCATGGTCTATCCGCGCCTCGGCCAGCAGGCGCTCAAACAATTCCACGAGTTCCTCGCCCAGGCGCGGAACAAAACGCGCGGGCATCTCCTCGGTGCCAATCTCAAGAATGAATTCGGACATATATCGTCTCGCTTCCGGCTATTTGGCGGTTTCAAGCATGGGGTAGCCCAGTGTCTCGCGCTGGGCGGCATACAGGGCGGCGATGGAAGAGGCCAGGGCGCGCACACGTCCGATGTAGGCGGTGCGTTCGGTGATGGAGATGGCCCCGCGCGCATCGAGCAGGTTGAAGGTGTGCGAGCACTTGAGGCAGTAGTCATAGGCCGGCCAGGGCACCCCGGCCTCGCAGAGCTTTTTGCACTCAGCCTCGAACTTGTTGAACATGTCGAGCAGCATGGCGGCGTCGGAAAGCTCGAAGTTGTACCTGGACTGCTCCACCTCATTCTGGTGGTACACATGCCCGTAGGTCACGCGATCGTTCCACAAGAGGTCGTAGACGCTCTCCTTCTCCTGCAGATACATGGAGATGCGCTCAAGACCGTAGGTGATCTCCACGCTGGTGGGGAAGAGATCTATGCCGCCAACCTGCTGAAAATACGTGAACTGGGTCACCTCCATGCCGTTGAGCCAAACCTCCCAGCCCAGGCCCCAG
This genomic window contains:
- a CDS encoding biotin attachment protein; the protein is MLNVKEMLEELKASPYEEIEIRAPHTGVVTFVGLKAGDRVVGPTGKWAEKPGTLLANLTREKNKKNICATQKGAVTDIALNLEGTFVEAGERLLTLRHFLSKEEVIGRILKKALHLFCAQERAKYYFVPEIDAKIKAGGEQSVKVREGLEMFIVSRMKRETPLAYSGPEGIIYAVYFQQGDNVDGGQPLIGVCQESQLPLIQDVVSRVQGEWEEQD
- a CDS encoding single-stranded DNA-binding protein; this translates as MAGSLNKVILVGHLGQDPKISYTQSGQPVANLRMATSERFKDKSGQWTDRTEWHTVVAWGKDAEFCGNYLGKGALVMIEGRLQTRKWQDKDGQDRYSTEVVANRVQSLGSRAQGEGGGPSGLRPQGGMQPQGGQNAQRGGQQQRNAQPYPDDEDLGPAFPSEASGMDDVPF
- the nadC gene encoding carboxylating nicotinate-nucleotide diphosphorylase, with the protein product MSATAALFDDFFKAEAKLFLLAGIRIALSEDGKDLTSEGIFAEDDLATAHIVSKDDAVIAGLPLIPLIMEFAGCEYQHVLNVDEGDRVGPGALVAAIQGPTRHLLRTERVILNYLCHLSGIATLAARYVDALKGCRTTLLDTRKTLPGLRYPEKYAVLVGGAKNHRLNLSEMLMVKDNHIDRAGGVAPAVEKLRAAYGADCPPIEVECRSFDEVDEAVRLKVSRIMLDNMDLDELRQALARVPQGIETEVSGGVTLENIAAIGAIGPDFVSVGRLTHSAPAADLSMRISPL
- the nadA gene encoding quinolinate synthase NadA gives rise to the protein MQTPMTTASERIEAVRTRLGKRLAILGHHYQADAVIRHVDFQGDSLELSRKVDGLAAEHIVFCGVYFMAESAVALARPGQKVHIPDASATCPMAEMAPAQHLADVLDGLRAQGRLVIPLAYVNSSAEVKAICGLYGGSVCTSANARTMLEWALTQGDAVLFLPDKNLGANTANQLGIAKDERLAVDIRSGHQPADPQKAARARLLLWPGCCAIHHMLHTRHVDAMRAAMPGVRVVVHPECSPAVVRAADSAGSTSHIIRYCEQAKPGSAIAVGTEDNLVLRLAGLHKAQGKTIVPLKPGTLCSNMAKITEERLAELLERLETAVPLALPDDVAKQSRVALTRMLDICS
- the nadB gene encoding L-aspartate oxidase — its product is MNDYRLKTDVLVIGSGIAGSIAALNLAESGADVTLITAGDDLFSGNTRLAQGGIVFHSGDDDPGILERDILNAGWKQNYLRAVRYLCHKGPKVLQKTLIDAYHVPFAHRDSDSWYFTREGGHSVARILYAKDHTGLTIMERLTQAVSENPNILVLTRRTAIDLLTTHHHATHLDFKYNLSNQCVGAYVFNETLGQVEIILSSFTVLATGGAGRIFLHSTNSKEAIGSGLSMAHRAGAKLHNLEYVQFHPTAYYQGAKRFDRRFLISEAVRGEGARLVNASGEAFMARYDQRADLAPRDIVTRAIMAELLRTGDDCVYLDTTSGMREDVSERFPTIFEKCLSQGHDMRYTPIPVVPAAHYFCGGILVDTRGRTTLERLYAAGECTCTGVHGANRLASTSLLEGMLWGYSAAQEITKRLGAKWRLTRKLMDAIPDWQNPGDIHNEDPALIAQDWATIRNTMWNYVGIIRSTARLRRAFEDLRTLSKNMHDFYRQTPISKPIIDLFHGCQTAYVVTQAAMRNKTSQGCHYRVD
- the rpsT gene encoding 30S ribosomal protein S20; amino-acid sequence: MANHTSALKRHRQSLKRQARNKAVKTRIKNVVKAVRQALAEKSAEKATAALVTASSVLDKAASKKVIHWKKAGRCIARLQGAINKLSA
- the glyS gene encoding glycine--tRNA ligase subunit beta, with amino-acid sequence MSEFILEIGTEEMPARFVPRLGEELVELFERLLAEARIDHGGVRAFATPRRLVAHVSALSLVQRQEEEVISGPPVRIAYADGKLTKAGEGFAKTQGVAEADLFVQQTPKGEYLAARKKVGGGKTLDILPGLCLNAFKSLSFPKRMKWGSLDFLFGRPLRWVLALLDADVVPIEIAGLTSGRVTHGHRVLGPGPWTLESAADYFDTIRDHAKVVLDARERLELVKSEGDRLAASLGGSVVWDQGLLLEVANLVEYPRPILGEFARLYLELPAQVLLTSMQSHQKSFGIVSSQAGADGNLLPFFLTTLNIEPTDMAVVKKGWERVLKARLEDARFFWEADLEAKLDHWLTKLDSVVFLGPLGSMGDKSRRLEKLCRTLGEACGVDAEAMARAGRLAKADLMSEMVYEFDSLQGVMGGIYARKKGESEIVAQAVAEQYLPAGPDSPVPSTLPGALLAMADKLDTLAGCFGLGNIPTGAADPYGLRRAVLGVSRIVMEHGLNLKLDDLLAWAQAGYENVKWKLAPADAHAKMLEFFGQRLRALFASGEGDSRVADAALGAGFTDIKTLKLRFDALSAFSRSAEYEQAVLTFKRADNIIRKQGAEAGVALSATVDQALLEAPEEKELARALAETAPRFEELWNAGDFAGVLSQLLELRPVVDGFFDNVMVMAEDAALRQNRLNMLFTLVDRMKAVADFGALQV
- the glyQ gene encoding glycine--tRNA ligase subunit alpha is translated as MNFQNVIQTLQRYWTDRGCVMVQPFDIECGAGTFNPSTFFRVIGPEPWNVCYVEPSRRPTDGRYGENPNRLQHYYQFQVILKPSPDNVQDLYLDSLRALGIDPAAHDIRFVEDDWESPTLGAWGLGWEVWLNGMEVTQFTYFQQVGGIDLFPTSVEITYGLERISMYLQEKESVYDLLWNDRVTYGHVYHQNEVEQSRYNFELSDAAMLLDMFNKFEAECKKLCEAGVPWPAYDYCLKCSHTFNLLDARGAISITERTAYIGRVRALASSIAALYAAQRETLGYPMLETAK